The Acidobacteriota bacterium genome includes the window GTTCTGGCTGGCACCCTTGTCATGTGCCATCTGACGTAGGCCTTGATGCAGCTTCTGGCCAGAGGATAGGACATTAGTTATGTAGGTTGTAATACTAGTTCAGCACGTATCTTACCCTCTCCCCAAACCCTCAGACTCATAGCCTTCTGAATAATTTAGGGACAAGCACCCCCTTTTGGAGGGAGGTATTACCCTGCCAATCGACTATAGTCAGGCATCCTGGGCTACGATAGATTCATTACTATGTATACCCACTCACAGTCCAGGCCATTTCCGTCTCATCTCTTCATCGGCTTTTCCAAACGGGATCTGCAGCAAACACGTGAAATCGTCCACTACTGTTACACCTCCCAAACCAATGGCGACACGCATCGTGCGCTGACACTTGCCCAGACTCTCCTGCCATGTGACAAAATTGTGGCAGCCGCCGGTCCACTCTCCTCTGAAGGCCTCGATCAGGATCAAGCCAACGTCATCAATATTTCCTATCCTCTCCCCTGGCTGGAACGGTATCTCAACAATCGCTACATCGGGATTGATCCAGTCGCCTCACGTGATGAGGAGTCAACAAACAAACTGTCTGGAATCACAAGATCACAAAACAGAATATGGCAACCGAGCAAGAGTTTATGGATGAAGCACGGGGATATGGGTTGCGAACGGAATTATCGGCGGAACGATCGATCCTCGATCAGGACGAATTAGTTTGTCGCCTTTCGCCGGAGGAGCCGACAAAGACAATCTCCGGTATAAAGACGTGGCCGACTACATCAGTTCATGTCTGCATGACGCCCCGACTAAGAACCTTCCCGTGCCCGCCAACGAGCCCGTTGCAACGGCACCACTAAAACCTCGAGAGACAGAAGTTCTCATGTGGATTGAAGAGGGAAAAACGACTTGGGAAATCGCCAGGATCTTGGACATCACCGAACGAACGGTTCGATTTCATGTGGAGGAAATCTTCAAAAAGCTCAACACGACAACTCGCGCCCAAGCGATCGCCAAAGCGCACAAAGGAGGGCTGCTTCCCTCCCCCCACGGCATGGTCTCAACAGGGTGAGAGTCGGACTCCATTCCGAAGCGGGTCCTCCTCCCACCGTTGCCACCACAACCTGTTAAGTGATGCCCCGCACCAACGCAAACTTCAGCAAATCGGCGTTCGTCGAGAGTTGTTGAGACTTCATCATCCTCGCTTTGTGGTACTCAATCGTTTTGCGGCTTAAACGAAGTGCTGTCGCAACCTCTTCGATCGAATGACCACGAGCCAAGAGTCGTAATACTTCGACTTGGCGTGGAGTCAGAGAATGCGTGCCTACCCTTCCGTAGTCGATTCTCCCAGTAACGCACCACCCCGACTTCGGACTCACATAGCGCGTCTCCCTTTGAAACAACTGTGTGAGGGCCTGCCCGATCTCTGTCGGATCACAGTTTTTCGTGAGATAGGCATTGCCACCTGCGGCAAACGCACGAGCGACATAGTCAGCTTCTGATGCATGGTCACCGAACAGAATCTTCACCGTAGGTTGAATCGCTCGAATTTGCCGCGCGGCTTCAAAACCATTGAGCTTCGGCATAGAAATATCCATAAAGACGAGATCAGGTGGAGCTCACGGACCTTTGCCACCAAGTCTTCACCATTCGTGGCGACTCCGGCCACCTCAAATCCTTCCGGCGCGGCAAACGGAGGTCTCGAACGTGTTGGCGCATGCCTTCTGCCATAAAATGGTGATCATCAGCAATCACAACACGCATACACTATTCCCATGCTTTCCTCTGGTGTGGAACCATGACGTCTATCCGTGTTCCCGTTCCACAGCACTCGCCAATTGACAACGCCCCATTGACTAACCGAATACGTTCCTCAATACCAATGAGACCGATCCCGGCCACCTCCTTTCGTGTCTTTTCCCGATCAAACCCCACTCCGTTGTCTTCTATACGCACTCGCAGCCCATCCGCTTCCATGGACAACGCTACTGCCACCCGGCTGGCTTTCGCATGCTTCTCAACATTACGCAATGCCTCTGAATCACACGATAGATCGTCGTGCTGAGAAGAGGACATATCTCGGGCACGCTCTTCCTGCCACGCGCACCTCTACGGGACACTTCAAGCGATTCGCATACTCCACAGCCAACCGCTTTACAGCCGCCACCAGGCCCAAATTCGTTAAAACGGCTGGATGCAATTCATGCGCTTTTGAGCGAGACCAGGTCGACAACACATCCAGTTCTTCTCGGAACCGGCCGATACTGTCGAGCAATTGATGCTGATCCTGAGGCGGGGCGGCAAGAAGGCTCCCCATGTTAAAAATAATGCTGCCAATCTTCGAACTCAGTTCGTCATGCAAATCAAGTGAGAGCTGACGACGATAGCTGTCTTCCGCAGTAAACAACCGGCTCGTGAGTGCCCGCAGTTCTTGTGTCGTACGCTCGATATGCTCTGCCTGTTCTCGCCCTAAACGATCGTAGAGATCGAGAATACGCTCATGTCCTCGCCTCTGCGCTTCCAAGACCAGACGGGACGACACATCGTTCCTGTCATTCCCCTCCATGCGCTCTCGATGGCGGAGATGCTCTTCGATAAACGCGAGATCGGAGTTGAGAAACGCCAGGTACGCACTCAGCGCAATCACCCGAAAATGGCTGGCGGCCGCAGGGAGGAATGTGGACGGGCCGAAAGAGCACCGTGGCAAAGGCCTCACCAGATGGGAGCCGACCACCGAAACCGATCACCGATTTCACCCCATACTGTTGAACAAATTCGCTTGCGCTGGAATACACGGATGCCCCAACGCCTCTTCAATACGAAAGACACCGAACGCCCGATCCAAATCACTAATACCAACAAGAAAGGGC containing:
- a CDS encoding autoinducer binding domain-containing protein, which codes for MYTHSQSRPFPSHLFIGFSKRDLQQTREIVHYCYTSQTNGDTHRALTLAQTLLPCDKIVAAAGPLSSEGLDQDQANVINISYPLPWLERYLNNRYIGIDPVASRDEESTNKLSGITRSQNRIWQPSKSLWMKHGDMGCERNYRRNDRSSIRTN
- a CDS encoding helix-turn-helix transcriptional regulator; amino-acid sequence: MADYISSCLHDAPTKNLPVPANEPVATAPLKPRETEVLMWIEEGKTTWEIARILDITERTVRFHVEEIFKKLNTTTRAQAIAKAHKGGLLPSPHGMVSTG
- a CDS encoding response regulator transcription factor — protein: MPKLNGFEAARQIRAIQPTVKILFGDHASEADYVARAFAAGGNAYLTKNCDPTEIGQALTQLFQRETRYVSPKSGWCVTGRIDYGRVGTHSLTPRQVEVLRLLARGHSIEEVATALRLSRKTIEYHKARMMKSQQLSTNADLLKFALVRGIT